The Ziziphus jujuba cultivar Dongzao chromosome 3, ASM3175591v1 region AAAATTTTCCTAACTTTGACTTTCACTTGCAAGATGCTCAGTTAATGCTCTTCATTTTCACTCGAGCTTTCATTTTATAGTTTATAATATAAACTTCCTCACACCAAGGGGGAATTTATCTCATGAAGAGATCATCTTATAGGTCTAGAACAGACAGAAGAATCCCGACTCCTGAGATTAGACAGAGGTCAGAATTATCATAAAATTGGTCAAAAGATCTGATTCAACAGAGTAAAGAAGTCCAAACTCAATTTAAAAATCGTGGTCTCGGCGCTCACTAAAAGTGCTGACACAGCATCCATGATACTTTTAAAATTCTGAGCCAGAACAATATCCAAATCTAATGATTTTAAGTTACAGTCTACCGTATAATACACTTCATAGTTTTCCGCCATGAAGGATATAATCAGCATAGTTTTATGCATATTTGTTCAAGGAAGACTATACAGCTGTGCATACCCAGAGACAGTGTTCTTCATTGGATTGAAGGTTGATGTGAAGACCAAAATATCTCCATGTGCTTGCTCAATTGCTTGTTCTTCACTGAGACCGACAACAGAAAGTGGCGGTATGCTGCGTAGGGAGTACAACACAAGTTCAACACAAAGTTCATAAATTGATAAAGAAATTTCAGAATGGAAGAATACAGTAGGTTCAAATTATTACAAGATCAGCcataaaatgtaaaaacaacaaaaatttcagaaccataaataaaatttaatgactTTCCCCTAACTTCACTTGCCAGAAGATGACATAAACTTCTGTTTCAATATAGGGAAAAGTTTCTGATAAGATTTATAAACCAGACTTGTATATAAGTGTTTATACAGCTTTTCTATCATTTGTAACTTTTTGTTTAGGAATACGCCTCAACACATTTAGTAGGACATTTTCCCAGAAAAAATGTCCTGGATAAGagagcataatatatatatatatatatatatatatatatatttatatatatacactctccCTGACTATCCATGTTTAAAAACAGCTCTACATCTGGTTGAAGAAGAAACAGCATTTTacaattagaaaaaataaaaataaaatccccTCGTTAAAGAAGAAAATTCATTACCTAAACACTGCATAGGGTACGTCTCTGTAGTCTGGTTTAGAAGGTTTCCCATTAAAAACAGTGTTCTGTAAGTCATatgaaaggaaataaataatgtaaCTGACAATGTACTGTAAGATAATATGAATGtttcaaaacaaatattttaataggaaaaccaaaattgcaatgaagatgaccAACAAAGGTATGGAGTAAAAACATACCGCAAAAAATGTTCCCTCCATTAAGGCCACAGGAGTAAGATTCATCCGGTTTGTAACATCACCGACAGCCCATATGCTAGGAATGTTGGTGCGTGAGTACTCATCTACCTAGAAGAGGAAAGGAAACAAACACCTTAACGTTACATTTGCTGTAATCCATAAAAACTTATTAATGTGAATGAAAATGCAATCTTTCAATGCCTAATTAAGTAGACTTGTTGAGGAGAAAAAAAGGACAAACAACTAAAACAGCATTGCCTGACATAATTGCATATGGCTTTTTATACATTCAACCAAACAACAaaacaatcaataaaaaatgaaataaaaacaaaacaaaacaaagcaagAGACAGATACagagacagacagacagacaaACACCAAAAACCCCCACTGCCTCTATACAGTGACTAGAGAGCATTCCCAAATGGTGTCAATTTTTGCTCCAGATTTGTACTTCAACCACAAATGCTCATCTCTCAAACATTTCATTGGACTGCAACAAACAGTCCATAGCAACACCCCTATTTCACACCTATAAGTCCtaaccaaattttatatataggtaataagaaataagttacAAGCTACAGATAGCCAATAATTCTGCCCGAACAATGTcatatttgcaaaaataatatGCGCACAGATATGTACTATTCACAGCTCAATCAATTAATGGAGATAACTGGTGTACAATGACAAGGAATATGTATACAAAAAGAATGCAGAACCAAAGCCAAAGTAAAAAAATTGCTCCCATTCTAGAGAGGAAGCATATAACAGAACATGAAATCAACATCAATGAAATGTAAAAGACAAAGCTAGAGACCTTCACAGCTCCTGCCTCATCAAGTTCCACACCTGCAGCTTCAAGATTCAACCTCTTTGTATTAGGAACCCGACCTGTTAAAAAGGTAAaagcagaatatatatattgttacaaTGTTTGCAGGTACCCACTTCaagcttaaagaaaaaaacttaattaatttggGATACCAAAATATCTGATAACTGTATTTAGAATGATCCACTATATGGTAAGAGCTTACAATAGAAATATCACCCCATAGTGTCTACAGTAACCCACAGGACAACAGACTTTAAGCACCCTTCCAGCCTCCTCTTAACTCTCTCTCACACTTGTACTTGCTTCATCCCTCTCTTACCATCCCTTAACATATCTTTCAGATCTCTCTTGATCTCCCTCCCACAAACAAGGCTTTAGAATATTTTAATAGCTGGGTTAAGTATAATGCAATTCATGGGGCTTGATAAGTTTGAGGGTTTGGATGAGATGCACAATTAAAATTGGCTTTAGGTGTTTGATTGAGGATAGGTAATATATGTGGTTATCAAAGGCTTTATCAGTGGTTTCTGGCTGcttcttttaacaaataaaatgacCATGACCTAGTTTCATAATTATGTTTCTCTGGAAGCTTGTTTTGGATTAAATCCTCCTAAACCAATCCAATTTGCATGCGAACAGGCACTACAGCCCTACTCTTAATCTTCACTGATACCAAAAAGTTACTCAAATCGAATGGATTATCAATTATGTACCTAAATTGGAACATTTGAAATGCATTTCTCACCGAAGTCCAATGAGAAAAACATTAATAGTTTTCTTTACAGTTAGACATCAATGAATCTGAATAAATGACCATCATCAAGACTGTGAAACTACATCCAAACAAACGACCTGCACTTGCAATTTGTACCAAACATCAAAAACGAATTGCACTTTCTTTTCCAATAGTAGGTTCCAAACCAACCCTGGTAACAAAACCAGGACCATTACAGGTAAAAATACTTCAATAGAGAGCAAAAATCCACAGTTGACCATCAAAAGTCCAAATTAAAAGATACCACATGCAACTGATTGAAGATTATAAACGGTACGCATTGACTTCTTTTGACATAACAGAAATGCATAACCGAACAGGTAATTACCAGTTGTAAACAATACAACATCTCCTATTGACTTCTAGTTCCATATCACAAATATGTGTAACTAAACAGGTGATTACCAGTTGCAAACAGAACTACATCTGCAATCAAATCTTCACCATGATCCGTAGTAGCTTTTATTTTGCCATCTTCTGTTTTTTCCAACTGAATTTACAAAGACAATAATTAGTGGAAGAGAAACATATTAGAGAAGATTCTAGACAAGCACTACAAATAGAAGTACCTTTGTCAAATTTGTCCTTGGATGTAAATTAACTCCCCTGCCTTCCAGATTTCTTGCAACCACTGCCCTCATTTCATCATCAAAACCCCTGCAACAGAATATTCCAGCAcataattccattaaaacaGCGCTGCAAGCCATGGTAGAAAGTGACAGAGAACCAACAACTGTCTTCTTGACAATAGGCAGCAAATATGGAACATGCACTTGGAATTATTGGAAACTAAAATGTAAACCAGTTGGAAAAACTTCCCAACATCATATAAAGGCCAGATAAGGAGGTCagcatgaataaataaaagtacTAGTCATGCTATTTTCGCACAGCTAAGAACATTATCAGCATATACTATaatgaaactttaaaatttatgtgAAAAGATTAACTATCAAAGCATTACGTTAGCCAACTTGAAGAAATTTTAGATCCCTAGTTTAGTAATTTTATATCAGTGACAATGACGGAATCATGATAATCAGCAGTCCCAGAAAAGATAAATGTTAAGCAACTACAAAGGCACCTATAGCTTTAAACTTCCATCTTTACAAAAAAGAACATTTTGGGAACTACTAATAAGTCTCTTGACCATTATCTGTGAATTATCAAGATTTCTGATTTTGCAGTCCTATTAGAAAATGCTGAAGAAGTTCTcagtattttttatatcaatggCCTGAGATTTGAAACTTAGCCTCCCATAAATGGCCATGGAATTCGTCAAATAGTAATAACCATGATATaccttaaaaaagtaaaaatcccACTAGGAAATCCATCTTACAGATCACACAGCCTAGAAATATACAGAAGCAGAAGAACATGAGATCCAAAGTGCTACCTTAATGGAAGTTCTTTTCTAAAACATAGATCAACAGTAGCTCCCAGTCCTCGCCATATCGAAGCAAATTCAACAGCTATGTACCTAATAAAAAGAGAGAACAAGCATACAAAATAATCAGCACGCTAAGAAGCTGAAagcttaaaaaacaaataaatagatcaAGACGCACCCTCCACCAAGCACCACAGCATGTTTCGGAAATTCCTCTAAACTCAATGCCTCATCAGAGGTTATAGCCAATTCCTTTGAAAACAGAAAGAGAAATGAGGTGAATGACAATACTATCACAACTGTCATATTGGATGCATCAAAAGTTTCAAGTACATTATCATGCACCATCACAATAACTTTTTAAGCTTAATCCCATTAAAACAAGTAATAAGGGATGGAACAACACTTAAAATCTACTCCTACCAATCCATTTGGGGCAACCAATGTCATAAGCCAAAATTCCAGAAAGGCACAACCTACCTTTCTGTGAATCAAGTTAGTATAAGAAGGCCCAGAAAACACTTCAATTTACCAGGAAACCAAGAATTTGAAAAGCTCATGCACTCTTTCTTTTCCCCCATAGAAACTCAACTTtattgatggaaaaaaaaaaaaaaaaaaaaaaaaaaaagaaaaaagaaaaagaaaaagagagcatGCCTTaaatacaaaatgaaaaaattagtcAGAATAAGTTAGATAACGTCTTGTAATTCAGAAAATAAGAGACATTGGAACATCCTTCCATTGTTTTTCAAAGTAGATGCCCATCAAAATTAAGACAGACAATCATTAACAGGTGATAAACATATAAAACCAAACTTGAAACATCTAATTTAGGACAATAACCATTAGAAAGATGCTccagtgataaaatattaataaaaaatttatattaggaTGGATTTACaacgaagaaaagaaaatcaccATCAGTTACTAATTACTCAAAATTATAAACACAGAAGATTGTTAACAAAACAAGAATTCACATGTAACCAATATCCATGAAACTGTAACAAAAAGCATCTGTAATGGTAACCAAAATAATTCATTTTCCAGCATACTATAAATCTACCTGGCCAGGAATTGAAATACGATGAGCCCTACTGCCAGTTGCAATCAGTATGTGTTTAGCTGAGTAGCTCAATTTAGTGCCATCTAGTTGTATGACCTCAACTTCA contains the following coding sequences:
- the LOC107422513 gene encoding glutathione reductase, cytosolic isoform X2, with protein sequence MSRKMLNDGEVNQTNEDDAHYDFDLFVIGAGSGGVRASRFSANFGAKVGICELPFHPISSEVVGGVGGTCVIRGCVPKKILVYGASFGGEIEDARNYGWEVNEKVDFNWKKLLQKKTDEIVRLNGIYKRLLANAGVKLFEGEGKIVGPNEVEVIQLDGTKLSYSAKHILIATGSRAHRISIPGQELAITSDEALSLEEFPKHAVVLGGGYIAVEFASIWRGLGATVDLCFRKELPLRGFDDEMRAVVARNLEGRGVNLHPRTNLTKLEKTEDGKIKATTDHGEDLIADVVLFATGRVPNTKRLNLEAAGVELDEAGAVKVDEYSRTNIPSIWAVGDVTNRMNLTPVALMEGTFFANTVFNGKPSKPDYRDVPYAVFSIPPLSVVGLSEEQAIEQAHGDILVFTSTFNPMKNTVSGSRDSSVCSRPIR
- the LOC107422513 gene encoding glutathione reductase, chloroplastic isoform X1, whose translation is MSRKMLNDGEVNQTNEDDAHYDFDLFVIGAGSGGVRASRFSANFGAKVGICELPFHPISSEVVGGVGGTCVIRGCVPKKILVYGASFGGEIEDARNYGWEVNEKVDFNWKKLLQKKTDEIVRLNGIYKRLLANAGVKLFEGEGKIVGPNEVEVIQLDGTKLSYSAKHILIATGSRAHRISIPGQELAITSDEALSLEEFPKHAVVLGGGYIAVEFASIWRGLGATVDLCFRKELPLRGFDDEMRAVVARNLEGRGVNLHPRTNLTKLEKTEDGKIKATTDHGEDLIADVVLFATGRVPNTKRLNLEAAGVELDEAGAVKVDEYSRTNIPSIWAVGDVTNRMNLTPVALMEGTFFANTVFNGKPSKPDYRDVPYAVFSIPPLSVVGLSEEQAIEQAHGDILVFTSTFNPMKNTVSGRQEKTVMKLVVDAETDKVLGASMVGPDAPEIIQGIAVALKCGATKAQFDSTVGIHPSAAEEFVTMRTVSRRVPPANKPKTNL